Proteins from one Caldanaerovirga acetigignens genomic window:
- a CDS encoding substrate-binding domain-containing protein, whose translation MLYLLKRYAEKDITEMMCVVKRNAVLLSILICLVVFALISCGNKNNNSDSKLGSQGKGEIILATTTSTQDTGLLDVLIPLFEQKTGYKVKTIAVGTGQALAMGERGDADVMLVHAPEAEMELVKKGAAINRKLVMHNDFVVVGPPEDPAGIGKAKSAAEAFKLIAQKQVLFISRGDDSGTHRKELQIWELAGIENPEDRWYQSTGQGMGTTLDIASEKVGYTLTDRGTYLVKRDNIRLEILVEGAKELLNIYHVMQTNPEYVKKTNPNAARMINYEGAKAFVDFMVSEEVQKIIGEFGKDKFGQPLFFPDAGKDEGELLK comes from the coding sequence ATGTTATATTTATTAAAGCGATATGCCGAAAAAGACATAACGGAGATGATGTGCGTGGTTAAAAGAAATGCTGTTTTATTGTCTATATTAATATGTCTGGTTGTTTTTGCTTTGATTTCCTGTGGAAACAAAAATAATAATTCAGATTCAAAGTTGGGCAGTCAAGGGAAAGGAGAAATAATCCTCGCTACTACCACAAGCACCCAGGATACGGGACTTTTAGATGTGCTCATCCCGCTTTTTGAACAAAAAACCGGTTACAAGGTTAAGACTATAGCGGTGGGGACTGGGCAAGCCCTCGCAATGGGAGAAAGAGGGGATGCCGACGTAATGCTGGTCCATGCGCCGGAAGCGGAGATGGAACTGGTTAAAAAAGGAGCTGCGATTAACCGGAAGTTGGTTATGCACAACGATTTCGTGGTGGTAGGACCCCCGGAAGACCCTGCGGGGATAGGAAAGGCTAAAAGCGCAGCGGAAGCCTTCAAATTGATTGCACAAAAGCAGGTTCTCTTCATATCGAGGGGCGACGATTCTGGTACTCACAGAAAGGAACTCCAGATATGGGAACTTGCTGGGATTGAAAATCCGGAGGATAGATGGTACCAATCGACGGGACAGGGAATGGGAACCACGCTCGATATAGCTTCAGAAAAAGTAGGCTACACCCTCACCGACAGGGGGACATACCTTGTAAAAAGGGATAACATTCGACTGGAAATATTGGTGGAAGGTGCGAAGGAGCTTCTCAATATATACCACGTCATGCAGACAAATCCTGAATACGTCAAAAAGACCAATCCGAATGCGGCAAGGATGATAAACTATGAAGGTGCAAAAGCTTTTGTGGATTTCATGGTAAGCGAAGAAGTTCAAAAAATTATTGGGGAATTCGGGAAGGATAAATTCGGACAACCCTTGTTTTTCCCCGACGCCGGAAAGGATGAAGGAGAGCTTTTAAAATAA
- a CDS encoding lytic transglycosylase domain-containing protein: MVDLTGIQRVIARIEEIKARFNVNREKSFGGILENAINEYETKLNKEKDNVPEGDISEKKAKEIIKRTARALGVDADLALAVAKAESNFRQNAVSNKGAVGIMQLMPTTATSLGVNPYDIKENVLGGVFYLKNLLERYDGDVVKALAAYNAGPFSVEKHGGIPPFRETQEYVEKVMKYYMSMKEN; encoded by the coding sequence ATGGTTGATTTGACGGGCATACAGCGGGTAATCGCTCGAATAGAGGAGATAAAAGCGAGGTTTAACGTAAATAGAGAAAAAAGTTTCGGAGGAATTCTAGAAAATGCGATAAATGAATATGAGACAAAGCTAAACAAAGAGAAAGATAATGTACCGGAGGGAGATATCTCCGAAAAGAAGGCGAAGGAAATAATAAAGCGAACGGCAAGAGCGTTAGGTGTGGATGCGGATTTAGCCCTTGCGGTAGCTAAGGCGGAGTCCAATTTCAGACAGAATGCCGTGTCCAATAAAGGCGCAGTGGGAATAATGCAGCTCATGCCGACGACTGCAACAAGTCTAGGGGTGAATCCCTACGACATAAAAGAAAACGTGCTGGGAGGAGTTTTTTATCTAAAAAATCTCCTCGAACGTTACGACGGCGACGTTGTTAAAGCTTTAGCAGCATACAATGCCGGGCCTTTTAGTGTCGAGAAACATGGAGGAATTCCCCCCTTCAGGGAGACTCAGGAATATGTGGAAAAGGTAATGAAATATTACATGAGCATGAAGGAAAATTAA
- a CDS encoding LapA family protein: MGDKVQIILVLTLIFALLVAVFAISNAGKVDIRFFGTVYSISQAVVIFGAAAFGALVTLLLGLISRIRMAFKIRELNAKVSILEKQLEDAKMEIEMLKAADGRQGNGNIEP, from the coding sequence ATGGGTGACAAAGTCCAGATTATTCTGGTATTGACTCTTATTTTTGCCCTGTTGGTAGCGGTCTTTGCGATTTCAAATGCCGGGAAAGTCGACATAAGGTTTTTCGGTACTGTATATAGTATCTCTCAAGCGGTTGTAATTTTTGGAGCAGCGGCATTTGGAGCGCTGGTAACCCTTCTTTTAGGTCTTATATCAAGGATACGAATGGCTTTTAAAATCAGGGAACTAAATGCAAAAGTATCAATATTGGAAAAACAACTGGAGGATGCAAAAATGGAGATTGAAATGTTAAAAGCTGCTGATGGTAGGCAGGGTAATGGAAATATAGAGCCATAG
- the fliS gene encoding flagellar export chaperone FliS: MVNPYQQYQENQVMTAPPERLVLMLYEGALRFLRLAKNAVKEKNYADANNYIVKVEDIIMELNMSLDMNYELSKNLRSLYNFIYEKLIEANVKKDLSKLEEVEGLLEGLKEAWQEAYVEVIKAKKTAL, from the coding sequence GTGGTGAATCCGTACCAGCAGTATCAGGAAAATCAGGTAATGACGGCACCGCCGGAAAGGCTGGTGCTTATGCTTTATGAAGGTGCACTCAGGTTTTTGAGGCTTGCCAAAAATGCCGTAAAAGAAAAAAATTATGCCGATGCAAATAACTACATTGTGAAAGTGGAAGATATAATAATGGAACTCAACATGAGCCTCGACATGAATTACGAGCTTTCGAAAAATCTGAGAAGCCTTTACAACTTTATCTACGAGAAGCTCATAGAAGCGAATGTAAAGAAGGATTTAAGTAAATTGGAAGAAGTAGAAGGGTTGCTGGAAGGGCTAAAGGAAGCCTGGCAGGAAGCCTACGTAGAGGTCATAAAGGCAAAAAAGACGGCGTTATAA
- a CDS encoding zinc-ribbon domain containing protein, producing the protein MAFQDKVLVCKDCGKEFVFTAGEQEFYAQKGFENEPSRCKACRDARKANRRDFGGRKPAQRTLYDAVCADCGAPTKVPFKPRNDRPVYCSECFRKHRVASEL; encoded by the coding sequence ATGGCATTCCAGGACAAGGTATTAGTATGCAAAGACTGCGGGAAGGAGTTCGTCTTTACAGCAGGCGAACAGGAATTCTACGCGCAGAAGGGCTTCGAAAATGAGCCCAGCCGCTGCAAGGCATGCAGAGATGCGAGAAAGGCAAACAGGAGGGATTTTGGAGGGCGAAAACCAGCGCAGAGGACGCTATACGATGCGGTTTGCGCCGACTGCGGGGCACCGACAAAGGTTCCCTTCAAGCCAAGAAATGACAGGCCGGTGTACTGCAGCGAATGCTTCAGGAAGCACAGGGTTGCAAGCGAACTTTAA
- a CDS encoding amino acid ABC transporter permease produces the protein MDKLNFSIVIPYIHLFFRGALTAFEITLLAVLIGIVIGTFMGMGKMSRIFAVRFLCSAYVEIIRGTPLLVQLLIFYFGLPQILGFTIPEFPAAVLALGINSGGYVAEIVRGGILAVDKGQMEAARSLGMTYSQAMRYIILPQAFKKMIPPLGNEFVTLLKNSSLATTIGFPELTRAAQIVAGNTYRPFEPYLTAAAFYFVMTVSFSWLMSIVERRLAASD, from the coding sequence TTGGACAAATTGAATTTTTCAATAGTCATACCTTACATTCACCTATTTTTCAGAGGAGCTCTTACAGCCTTTGAAATTACTCTGCTTGCGGTGCTCATTGGCATAGTCATAGGGACGTTTATGGGAATGGGGAAGATGTCCCGAATTTTCGCGGTGAGATTTTTGTGTAGCGCTTATGTGGAAATAATAAGGGGCACTCCCCTCCTTGTCCAATTACTCATATTCTATTTCGGCCTTCCGCAAATTTTAGGGTTTACCATACCCGAATTTCCGGCAGCAGTGCTGGCACTGGGTATTAACAGCGGGGGATATGTGGCCGAAATAGTAAGGGGAGGAATCCTCGCCGTAGACAAAGGTCAGATGGAAGCGGCAAGGTCTTTGGGGATGACATACAGTCAGGCTATGAGGTATATTATACTGCCGCAGGCGTTTAAGAAAATGATTCCTCCTTTGGGCAATGAGTTTGTGACGCTTTTAAAGAACTCATCTCTTGCCACAACTATAGGATTTCCAGAACTTACCAGGGCTGCCCAGATCGTAGCCGGAAATACCTACAGGCCTTTTGAGCCTTATTTGACGGCAGCGGCTTTTTACTTCGTCATGACGGTGAGTTTTTCGTGGCTTATGTCGATTGTCGAAAGGAGACTGGCGGCCAGTGATTGA
- a CDS encoding sigma-54 interaction domain-containing protein, whose protein sequence is MAPSLNGEAEYVIELLKNIIEMIPDAVMVADREGKCIMVNQAYKNLSGLSEEDVVGKPADVDIAESDSVLIKSIREKREFSNLLRRVGPDKREVLCSAKPIYIKGELVGSVGVMHDISEIKRMSRELEQKTRMLRNLESKYTLDDILGNSEKIVKAKEEAKACAGVSATVLLVGESGTGKELFAHAIHNMSPRASGPFVRVNCAAINKELLESELFGYEGGSFTGSLRYGKKGFFEQADGGTLFLDEISEFSLPAQAKLLRVLQEQEVMRIGSTVPKKVDVRIIAATNRNLEEEVRKGNFRHDLYYRLNVVRITIPPLRERKEDIPLLCKNIIKKYNQKYGRGVNSISKKALEVLIAYDWPGNVRELENVISRAMINMDISDKEIKPEYLPELVEQQGIMSQLEDGEIIINLNGKNWEQVKKEFETKVISYFLSKKKSKTEVAKDLGITRRALYKKLKLLESNETNE, encoded by the coding sequence ATGGCACCCTCTCTCAATGGCGAGGCAGAATATGTGATAGAGCTTTTAAAAAATATCATCGAAATGATTCCGGATGCCGTTATGGTGGCCGATAGAGAAGGAAAATGCATAATGGTGAACCAGGCTTATAAAAACTTAAGCGGTCTTTCGGAAGAAGATGTGGTGGGAAAACCAGCGGATGTCGACATTGCGGAAAGTGACAGCGTTCTCATCAAATCGATTCGCGAAAAAAGGGAATTTTCCAACCTCCTCCGTCGGGTGGGTCCAGATAAGCGAGAGGTCCTTTGCAGTGCAAAACCGATTTACATCAAAGGTGAACTGGTGGGAAGCGTAGGCGTAATGCACGACATTTCAGAGATTAAAAGGATGAGCAGGGAATTGGAACAAAAGACGAGGATGCTTCGCAATTTGGAGTCCAAGTATACTCTGGATGATATATTGGGAAACAGCGAAAAGATAGTGAAGGCAAAAGAGGAGGCTAAAGCCTGTGCCGGCGTGTCGGCAACGGTATTACTCGTTGGAGAGAGCGGAACCGGCAAGGAACTCTTCGCGCACGCCATTCATAATATGAGTCCAAGGGCTTCAGGACCGTTTGTAAGGGTTAACTGTGCTGCAATAAATAAAGAACTTTTGGAAAGCGAGCTTTTCGGATACGAAGGGGGTTCATTCACCGGTTCGCTTAGGTATGGGAAAAAAGGATTTTTTGAACAGGCTGACGGCGGGACGCTGTTTTTAGACGAGATAAGCGAATTCAGCCTTCCTGCTCAGGCAAAGCTTTTGCGGGTGCTTCAAGAGCAAGAAGTGATGAGGATAGGTAGCACCGTTCCGAAGAAAGTCGACGTTAGGATTATAGCGGCAACCAACCGTAATTTAGAAGAAGAAGTGCGAAAGGGAAATTTCAGACACGACCTTTATTACCGACTCAACGTAGTGAGGATAACAATACCGCCTTTGAGAGAAAGAAAGGAGGATATACCGCTCCTTTGTAAGAACATAATAAAAAAGTACAACCAAAAGTATGGAAGAGGGGTTAATTCTATATCAAAAAAAGCTTTGGAGGTTTTAATAGCCTATGATTGGCCCGGAAACGTGAGAGAGTTAGAAAATGTGATAAGCCGAGCAATGATAAACATGGATATTTCTGATAAGGAGATAAAACCCGAATACCTACCGGAGTTAGTGGAACAGCAAGGAATCATGAGCCAGCTCGAGGATGGCGAGATTATTATAAATTTGAATGGCAAGAATTGGGAGCAAGTGAAAAAAGAGTTTGAGACAAAGGTCATCAGTTATTTTCTGAGTAAGAAAAAGTCAAAAACAGAAGTGGCAAAAGACCTCGGAATAACAAGAAGGGCACTTTATAAAAAGTTAAAGTTATTAGAAAGTAACGAAACAAACGAATAA
- a CDS encoding basic amino acid ABC transporter substrate-binding protein, which translates to MKKIITILMIIVFTAVLTLGAAGCGQKQTASQQNAKESANTQESAQDEVERIKKAGKLVVGTSADYPPFEFHQVVNGKDQIVGFDIDLAKAIADELGVELEIKDMDFKSIISAVLTKTVDIGIAGFTITEDRKESVNFSEPYLEGGQQIITYVGSGVKSKEDLKGKTIGVQISTTGEEEAKKIEGAKLKQFDTVDAAMMDLLNKRIEAVIIDFAVAQAYAANNPGKLELIGDMLDDAAKAVVLRKEDVKLLEVVNKVINDLKESGEHEKLVKKWFVDFKPSN; encoded by the coding sequence ATGAAAAAAATCATCACAATACTGATGATCATAGTATTTACAGCGGTTCTTACTCTCGGGGCTGCGGGATGCGGGCAAAAACAGACAGCGAGCCAGCAAAATGCTAAAGAAAGTGCAAATACCCAAGAAAGCGCTCAAGATGAGGTAGAACGGATAAAGAAAGCGGGGAAGCTTGTAGTTGGCACCAGTGCTGATTATCCGCCTTTTGAATTTCACCAGGTGGTAAATGGAAAGGATCAAATAGTAGGTTTTGACATCGATTTAGCAAAAGCCATAGCGGATGAGCTGGGAGTTGAACTGGAAATAAAGGATATGGACTTTAAGAGCATAATTTCTGCGGTGCTTACAAAGACTGTTGATATCGGAATTGCAGGTTTTACCATAACAGAGGATAGGAAAGAGAGCGTAAATTTTTCTGAGCCATACCTAGAAGGAGGACAGCAAATTATAACTTATGTAGGAAGTGGCGTCAAAAGCAAAGAAGACCTTAAAGGCAAAACCATAGGGGTGCAGATAAGTACTACCGGTGAAGAAGAAGCAAAAAAGATAGAAGGTGCAAAACTGAAGCAGTTTGATACGGTAGATGCGGCAATGATGGACCTCTTAAATAAGCGCATCGAAGCAGTTATTATAGACTTTGCAGTAGCACAAGCTTATGCAGCTAACAATCCGGGGAAATTGGAACTCATCGGTGATATGTTGGACGACGCTGCAAAAGCTGTGGTATTGAGAAAAGAAGATGTAAAACTCCTCGAAGTGGTGAATAAGGTTATAAATGACCTCAAGGAAAGCGGGGAGCATGAAAAACTCGTTAAAAAATGGTTTGTAGATTTTAAGCCGTCAAATTAG
- a CDS encoding PAS domain S-box protein, which translates to MENSLGKILLVEDSRLSAKITEDILKKYGFELDTVRSGEDALERIKRGNKYILVLMDIELIGKLNGIDAALLIQKITDIPIVFFTSHVNREIMEKIKSVTSYGYIKKGSDENVLVYTVETALKLHAANKMIRQSEELFRNMFETNKLVMILVNPKNGKIIEANKSALEFYGYEKSKLLSMKLEDISAKNIGKKSCEKNCLEVLKEECNPCLCSQRISDGSVRFVEVYSSLISYQNKECLYLIIFDVTDKLKAENELKLYKDLFEFSPYEKFIFYPDTFKFFSANKKFLENCGYSWDELKEKTPLDIHKEMTEESFRSLLEPLNTGEKEVIIIPTNNYRKDGSHYPVEVHIMAEEFAGKKIFSSVAFDETKCLNLERELHETEEILHTILQHAGDAIVITNESGSIIYWNPSAEQMFGYKSQEAIGTELQKLLALNDSFLSKLKGLINKSGQSSQISKFEFETKRRDGSSIEVELSLSTVIINGKWHAIAIFRDITERKKNERLLFLQAITDPLTGIYNRRYIIQMIENEVLRFKRTGKPFSLIIFDLDHFKKINDTFGHAAGDMTLKKIADVIKKRIRKTDILGRWGGEEFIILLPETSIENATSLANELKDKLEGVIFPKIGRITASFGVTSSRSEDDVDSIISRADELLYKGKAAGRNCVISDT; encoded by the coding sequence ATGGAAAATTCTCTTGGCAAAATCTTGCTGGTTGAAGACAGCAGATTGAGCGCAAAAATTACCGAGGATATCCTTAAAAAATACGGCTTTGAGCTGGACACTGTGCGCAGCGGTGAAGATGCTCTTGAGAGGATTAAAAGAGGCAATAAGTACATCCTCGTTTTAATGGACATCGAACTCATAGGTAAGCTCAATGGAATTGACGCAGCTTTGCTAATCCAAAAAATCACGGATATCCCGATAGTATTCTTCACATCCCACGTGAACAGAGAAATTATGGAAAAAATTAAATCGGTTACTAGTTACGGTTACATAAAAAAAGGCTCTGATGAAAATGTGCTAGTTTATACTGTAGAAACTGCCTTAAAACTACACGCTGCAAACAAGATGATTAGACAAAGTGAGGAACTTTTCAGGAACATGTTCGAAACTAATAAACTAGTGATGATCTTGGTAAATCCAAAAAACGGCAAAATAATCGAAGCAAACAAATCAGCCCTTGAATTTTATGGTTATGAAAAAAGTAAATTATTATCGATGAAACTAGAAGATATTTCTGCTAAAAATATAGGCAAGAAAAGTTGCGAGAAAAATTGTCTGGAGGTCCTAAAAGAAGAATGTAACCCTTGCCTTTGCTCTCAACGCATTTCTGACGGCTCTGTCCGCTTTGTCGAGGTCTACTCATCGCTAATAAGCTATCAGAATAAAGAATGTTTGTACCTGATAATTTTTGATGTTACAGATAAGCTAAAAGCAGAAAACGAACTTAAACTCTACAAAGATTTATTCGAATTTTCACCTTATGAAAAATTCATTTTCTACCCTGATACCTTTAAATTTTTCTCGGCAAACAAAAAGTTTTTGGAAAACTGTGGATATAGCTGGGATGAGCTTAAGGAAAAGACCCCTCTTGATATCCATAAAGAAATGACGGAAGAATCTTTCAGAAGTCTTCTAGAACCCCTCAACACGGGCGAAAAAGAGGTAATTATAATCCCCACAAATAATTACAGAAAAGACGGATCACACTATCCCGTGGAAGTTCACATAATGGCCGAAGAATTCGCTGGAAAGAAAATCTTTTCATCTGTTGCCTTCGATGAGACAAAATGTCTTAACCTAGAAAGAGAGCTTCATGAAACTGAAGAAATCCTGCATACAATTTTGCAACACGCTGGAGATGCCATAGTTATTACAAACGAAAGTGGCTCTATTATATATTGGAACCCCTCTGCAGAACAGATGTTCGGATACAAGTCGCAAGAAGCTATCGGAACAGAACTTCAAAAATTATTAGCCCTAAACGACTCGTTCCTTTCAAAATTGAAAGGCCTTATAAATAAAAGCGGGCAATCTTCTCAAATTAGCAAGTTTGAATTTGAGACAAAAAGGCGAGACGGGAGTTCTATAGAAGTGGAACTTTCTCTTTCCACTGTAATAATAAACGGAAAGTGGCATGCCATAGCAATTTTCAGAGATATAACCGAGAGGAAAAAAAACGAGAGACTTCTCTTTCTCCAGGCTATAACAGACCCTTTGACAGGAATATACAACCGTCGGTATATAATACAGATGATTGAAAACGAAGTCCTGCGCTTTAAACGGACTGGAAAACCTTTTTCGCTTATTATATTTGACCTGGATCATTTTAAAAAGATAAACGATACCTTCGGCCACGCTGCCGGAGATATGACTTTGAAAAAGATTGCAGATGTAATTAAAAAAAGAATCAGAAAAACTGATATATTAGGGCGTTGGGGTGGCGAGGAATTTATAATTCTTTTACCCGAAACTTCAATTGAAAATGCTACATCTTTGGCAAACGAATTGAAGGATAAATTAGAGGGGGTAATTTTCCCAAAAATAGGCAGGATTACGGCCAGCTTTGGCGTCACTTCAAGTAGATCTGAGGATGACGTGGACTCAATCATTTCTAGAGCTGACGAGCTTTTGTATAAAGGAAAAGCTGCGGGGAGGAATTGCGTTATAAGCGACACTTAA
- a CDS encoding flagellar protein FlaG has product MRIESVKSSDIHLVNASNSTSKEAEISRDNFKKSPESLETVSDASIKKITENDLKDIAEDLEDFAIEIKNTRFEFSIHEETKRVIVRIYDKESNELISEIPPEKFLDLIANIWKQVGLIIDKKV; this is encoded by the coding sequence ATGCGTATCGAAAGTGTAAAAAGTAGTGATATTCACCTTGTAAATGCAAGTAATAGCACGTCAAAAGAGGCGGAGATTAGTAGGGATAACTTCAAAAAAAGCCCGGAAAGTCTAGAGACTGTTTCAGATGCCTCGATTAAAAAAATTACAGAAAATGACTTAAAAGACATCGCAGAGGATCTGGAAGATTTTGCAATAGAGATAAAAAACACCAGGTTCGAGTTTTCCATTCACGAAGAGACCAAGAGAGTCATAGTGCGGATCTACGATAAGGAAAGCAACGAGCTCATAAGCGAGATACCTCCGGAAAAGTTTTTGGACCTCATAGCGAACATCTGGAAACAAGTGGGATTAATTATAGATAAAAAGGTGTGA
- the fliD gene encoding flagellar filament capping protein FliD, whose amino-acid sequence MAYSNLRIGGLASGIDIDQIISDLMKVERTRVDKLYQQKQLLEWQKEDYRNINLKLKSLYDFVFNMKLQGTYLKHKTMGTLPSGQSADTYFTASAGASAIPGEYAVIVKELAESAKLESGSPISKPIVAGTISFPREVTSNKNKFIMVVDGVEKTIEIEAKTYNNIDELKAALQTAINNAFGGDKISVNIGQNSNLVIAPTENYDKSITITLKSYPNSENDILLELGFSDGATYKQIDPSKSIAEQRMYFANDPFGGNDTLSEFKFTITANGKSKTFSFKTTDSLNYILSTISSDREINVTAYYDPITDRVIFKTRDTGASASISIVNENDGGNLFGETGAFKTSGSDTGKNAVVEINGITIEKPSNTFTISGITFELKKEMATGESATLKVERDIDGVIDTIKKFVELYNETIDYINKELSEQRYRDYLPLTEEQKKELKEDEIKKWEERARSGILRSDQLVMSIRNKMREILYTPVKGLPAEFDSLLDIGIKTGSYYEKGKLYLDEAKLREALSKDPEAVMRLFTNAGDSSTGNGIAVSLYDALKAGIKSITDKAGGGDFEVFDNSFLARRIREVDDKIKVMEEKLKEIEDRYWRQFTEMEKAIAAMNQQSLWLASQLGLYSSNS is encoded by the coding sequence ATGGCTTACAGCAACTTGAGGATAGGCGGCCTTGCCTCGGGAATTGATATTGACCAGATAATTTCGGACCTCATGAAAGTGGAGCGCACGCGTGTTGATAAGCTCTACCAGCAAAAACAGCTTTTGGAGTGGCAAAAGGAAGATTACCGGAACATTAATCTGAAGCTAAAGTCCCTTTACGATTTCGTATTTAACATGAAGCTTCAGGGCACGTATTTAAAGCACAAGACGATGGGTACGCTTCCTTCCGGACAATCGGCAGACACTTATTTTACTGCCAGTGCCGGAGCTTCCGCCATTCCGGGAGAGTATGCGGTAATTGTGAAAGAACTTGCAGAAAGCGCAAAGCTTGAAAGCGGAAGTCCTATTTCCAAACCGATAGTGGCTGGGACGATTAGCTTTCCTAGAGAGGTAACGTCCAATAAAAACAAATTTATCATGGTAGTAGATGGTGTTGAAAAGACTATTGAAATAGAGGCTAAAACGTACAATAACATAGACGAATTAAAAGCAGCTTTGCAAACTGCAATAAATAATGCTTTTGGAGGAGACAAAATATCTGTCAATATCGGACAAAACTCGAATTTGGTTATTGCGCCTACTGAAAATTACGATAAATCCATAACAATAACATTAAAAAGCTACCCTAATTCCGAAAATGACATTCTCTTAGAACTCGGATTTTCCGATGGCGCAACTTATAAGCAAATAGATCCTTCCAAATCCATAGCGGAGCAGCGAATGTATTTTGCAAACGACCCGTTCGGCGGAAACGATACATTGAGTGAATTTAAGTTTACCATCACGGCAAACGGAAAGTCCAAAACCTTCTCCTTCAAGACGACTGACTCTCTGAATTACATACTTTCCACAATATCATCAGACAGAGAAATCAACGTAACTGCGTATTACGATCCCATAACTGATAGGGTTATATTTAAGACCAGGGATACCGGGGCAAGTGCAAGTATCAGCATTGTAAATGAAAATGACGGCGGCAACCTGTTTGGAGAAACAGGTGCCTTTAAGACAAGTGGCTCAGATACAGGTAAAAACGCTGTTGTAGAGATAAATGGAATTACTATAGAAAAACCCTCCAACACCTTTACTATAAGTGGTATTACGTTCGAACTAAAAAAGGAGATGGCTACGGGGGAAAGCGCCACACTGAAGGTGGAGCGGGATATCGACGGTGTCATCGATACGATAAAAAAGTTTGTGGAGTTGTACAACGAAACCATAGACTACATAAACAAAGAGCTCAGCGAACAGCGCTATAGGGATTACCTTCCTCTTACCGAGGAGCAAAAAAAGGAACTAAAAGAAGATGAAATCAAAAAGTGGGAGGAAAGGGCAAGGAGCGGCATTTTGCGTTCAGACCAGCTTGTGATGTCCATACGGAATAAGATGAGAGAAATACTGTACACTCCGGTAAAAGGACTTCCTGCCGAATTCGATTCGCTTCTGGACATAGGCATAAAAACCGGGTCTTATTACGAAAAAGGAAAGCTGTACCTGGATGAGGCAAAATTGCGGGAAGCCCTGAGTAAGGACCCCGAAGCGGTAATGAGGCTATTTACGAACGCGGGTGACAGTTCTACCGGAAATGGGATAGCGGTAAGTCTTTACGATGCACTCAAAGCAGGGATTAAGAGCATTACAGATAAGGCAGGAGGCGGAGATTTTGAGGTTTTCGACAACAGTTTTCTCGCGCGGAGGATACGGGAAGTAGACGATAAAATTAAAGTAATGGAAGAAAAGCTCAAAGAAATTGAGGACCGCTACTGGCGGCAGTTTACGGAGATGGAAAAGGCCATAGCGGCCATGAATCAGCAGAGTCTCTGGCTCGCAAGCCAGTTGGGGCTTTATAGCTCAAATTCCTAA
- a CDS encoding amino acid ABC transporter ATP-binding protein, translated as MIEVRDLHKNFGKLEVLKGINTRIQKGEVVVVIGPSGSGKSTFLRCLNLLERPTRGEVKIEGKSLLDPSTDINKIRQDVGMVFQHFNLFPHKTVIENITLAPIKVKGISPNDAREKAMELLERVGLADKAECFPASLSGGQKQRVAIARALAMNPKVMLFDEPTSALDPEMIKEVLDVMKDLASDGMTMVVVTHEMRFAREVGDRVLFMDEGKILEEGTPKEIFENPQNTRTKEFLSKIL; from the coding sequence GTGATTGAAGTAAGAGACCTTCATAAAAATTTTGGAAAACTTGAAGTATTAAAGGGCATCAATACAAGGATACAAAAAGGAGAAGTTGTGGTTGTAATAGGCCCCAGCGGTTCGGGAAAGAGCACATTTTTGAGGTGTCTTAACCTATTGGAAAGACCTACGAGAGGAGAAGTAAAAATAGAGGGCAAGTCGCTACTCGATCCGTCTACAGATATAAACAAAATCAGGCAGGATGTGGGGATGGTTTTCCAGCATTTTAACCTTTTCCCCCATAAGACAGTAATAGAAAACATAACACTTGCGCCGATAAAAGTTAAGGGGATATCCCCCAACGACGCTAGAGAAAAAGCAATGGAATTGCTGGAAAGGGTGGGTCTTGCCGATAAGGCGGAATGTTTTCCCGCTTCCCTTTCAGGTGGGCAAAAACAGCGGGTCGCCATTGCAAGGGCCCTAGCTATGAATCCGAAAGTTATGCTGTTTGACGAGCCAACATCTGCCCTTGATCCGGAGATGATAAAGGAAGTTCTGGATGTAATGAAGGACCTGGCTTCGGATGGTATGACTATGGTGGTAGTTACCCACGAGATGAGGTTTGCGAGGGAAGTGGGAGACAGGGTGCTTTTCATGGATGAAGGAAAGATACTGGAAGAAGGTACCCCGAAAGAAATTTTCGAAAACCCGCAAAATACGAGGACAAAGGAGTTTTTAAGCAAGATACTTTAA